In Kordiimonas sp. SCSIO 12610, the sequence GTTGGAAAACCAATGAAGACGATGATTTCTATGTTGCTTTGCTTAGCCTTGATGTTGTGAACCAACGTGGGGTTTTGGCTGAAATTGCAAGCATTGTTGCGAAAAATGGTGGTAATGTTTCCAACCTTATAATCCCGGAACGCGATCCTGAATTTTATGTCATGCATATTGACGTGGAAGTTCGCGATGACGAGCATCTAAAAACAATTATGCGAACAATGCGGATTTCAAAACTGGTTTCCCGTGTTGATCGTATTAATCGTCTTGGGGACAAAGAAACGGCTTGATGTGCATGGCTGTAACCTGTAGAGCGCTGATGCGTAACAAAGTTGGAGTGTAAAATGGATCAACAAGCTGTTCTTGATGAGTTTAGAAGTGTTGATGCCCTACTCGAAGGGCATTTTAAGCTGTCATCTGGCATGCATAGTAGCGTGTATCTTCAGTGCGCCAGGGTTTTAATGAACCCGGATCGTGCGGCACGGCTTTGTAAGGCCTTTACAGATAAACTACTTGCTACTGGCGTTGAAATTGATTTGGTAATCAGTCCAGCAATGGGCGGTGTTATCGTTGGCTATGAAGTCGCTCGTCAATTGGGTGTCGACGGCTTTTTTGTTGAGCGCGTTGACGGAGAATTCGCTATGCGCCGCGGCTTTGCTATTCCAAAAGGCGCTCGTATTCTGATGATGGAAGATGTCGTGACCACAGGCCTGTCGTCGCGCGAATGTATTAAGACAATCAATGACCTTGGCGGGAATGTAGTTGCAGCCGGTTGTTTGATTAATCGATCAGGCGGGACCGCGGATGTTGGCGTGCCTTTAACGGCGCTTGCGACCATAAAAGCGCCAATATTTGATGCCGATAATATCCCTGAGGATTTAAAAGATGTTCCAGCGGTTAAGCCAGGTAGTCGAGGATTGAAGTAACGAGTAATGCTGTTCAGGCGAAGACATAGCCAGACACGATTTAGTAAAGTGCGTGATTTTTTGTGGCCGCGCTCCGGATGGAAGCGTGCCTCCATCTATATCTGGCATCGTATCGCCCGAATTCCCGATACGTCGCACAGCATCGCTGCGGGCGTAGCATCTGGTATGGCTGTATCTTTTACGCCGTTTTTAGGACTCCATTTCATTATGGGGTTTGGTGTAGCGTGGTTGACGCGCGGCAACATGCTGGCGTCCGCTATTGGCACGGCTGTTGGTAACCCATGGACATTTCCCTTTATTTTTGCCTTAGCTGCGAAAATTGGTTCGGCTATTTTAGGCAGGGATGTGCTTTCTGACGTGCCGATTTGGTCATGGGACGCCTTATTGAGCGCGCCCTATGATTATTTGGCGTCATTTCTACCGCTTGTATTTCCGTTGATGATCGGGGGTGCCTTACTTGGTGTAATTGTCTGGCTTTTGGGATATTTTGCGCTAAAAGGTGTATTGGATAGCTACAAAAATGCGCGTGCTGAACGTGTGAAAAAGAAAAGCATGCAGGAGTATAGCCAGAATGGATAAGTTACGGCTAGGTGTGAATATTGATCATGTTGCAACGATCCGTAACGCGCGTGGAATTGCGCACCCTGATCCTATTCGTGCAGCGATGATTGCGGTTGACGCGGGCGCAGATGGAATTACGGCGCACCTCCGCGAGGACCGTCGTCATATTTCCGATGAAGACATCGCTGAATTGTCAGAAAAATTAACCGTGCCGCTTAATCTTGAAATGGCCGCCACCGAGGAAATGCTCGAGATTGCACTTCGCCATAAGCCACACGCAAGCTGTATTGTCCCTGAAAAACGCATGGAACTGACAACAGAAGGCGGTTTGGATGCGGTTGGTCAACATAATCGACTGGCGCCTTTAATCCGTGAACTAAGTGCAGCCAACATCAGGGTTAGTTTGTTTATTGACCCCGATGAAGATCAAATACGTGCAGCCGCAGACCTTCAGGCACCAGTAACAGAAATTCACACCGGACTTTACTGTGACCTTGAAGGCGCAGAACGTGCCGCAGAGTTGGAACGGATTGAAAAAGCGGTGGCACTCGGGAGTAAACTTGGGCTTGAAATGCACGCAGGTCACGGCTTAAGTTATGAAACAGTAAAACCAATAGCTGCAATTGCTGGCCTTAGAGAGCTGAATATCGGGCATTTCTTGATGGGAGAGGCTATTTTTGTTGGGCTTGATGCATCGGTTAAAGAGATGCGTCGCTTGATGGAAGAAGCAAGACAATAGATTTCTGAGTTTAAAATAGTACTTTATGACCCAAAAAATACAAAAAAAAGTTGCTGATTATACATTCAACAAAGTGAGCTTGCTTGAAGAGGCTTTAACGCATCCATCCCTTTCCGGGCGTCATAATTATCAGCGGCTTGAATTTTTGGGTGATAGGGTTCTTGGGCTTATTATATCGGATTGGCTTCTGGATTTATACCCGTCAGAGGATGAAGGCCAGTTAAACCAGCGTTTCAGTGCACTTGTTCGCCGCGAGACCTTGGCGGAAATGTCGCGCAACTTGAAAATTGTTGACCTTATTTTGCTTGCCCCTGGCGCGGAGCAGGAGGGCACTAGGGATAAGGACGCGATCCAGTGCGATGTTTGCGAGGCTGTTATCGGTGCCATTTATTTGGACGGTGGGTTTGACGCCGCAAATACATTTGTCCGCACGCACTGGAAAGAAATTGTTGGCAAGGACGTAAATGCCTTTAAGGATGCGAAAACATTGCTTCAGGAATGGTGCCAAGCGCGTAATTTACCTCTGCCCAGATATAATGTATTGTCACGCAGTGGTCCTGACCATAACCCGGTTTTTAACATGCAGGCCGAGGTGGAAGGGGTTAATAACGCGTCCGCTGAAGGGCCAGCCAAAAGGTTTGCTGAGCAGGCTGCCGCTGCTGCTTTGATGGAAAAATTAGCTGCAAACAGCTAAAAGAAAGCTATAAAAATATGACTGATCTAACTGCCGCTACAGATGATATGCGCTGTGGGTTTTATGCCATTATTGGTGCGCCGAATGCGGGCAAATCAACGCTTCTGAACTCGCTGGTTGGCGCGAAGGTTGCGATTGTGACCCACAAGGTTCAAACCACCCGCACCCGCATTACCGGAATTGGTATGTTTGAGGATACCCAGATGGTGTTTATTGACACACCGGGTATTTTTGAGCCCAAACGTCGGCTTGACCGTGCGATGGTTAGTGCAGCGTGGCAGGGCGCAGAAGACGCGGAAACAACTGTATTAATGATCGATGCGAAAAAAGGCATCACTGATGATGTGAAGCGCATCGTTGAAAGCCTTCAGGAAAATAACCATAAGGCTATTTTGGTGCTAAACAAAATTGACCTGATTAAACGGGAAACCTTGCTTGCCTTAACACAGGAATTGAATGAATCGGGTGTTTTCTCTGGAACCTTCATGATATCAGCGCTTAAGGGCAATGGTGTTCATGACCTGAAGGCCCATTTAGCGTCTTTGGCTCCTAAGGGGCCATGGATGTACCCAGAAGATCAAATCTCTGATGTTACCATGCGTAACTTGGCAGCGGAAATCACCCGTGAAAAAGTATTCCTACGCCTTCATGAAGAACTGCCGTATGCAACAACGGTTGAAACTGAAAAGTGGGAAGAGCGCAAGGATGGCTCGGTCAAGATCGAGCAGGTTATTCATGTGCTCCGCGATACCCAAAAGGGCATCGTGATTGGCAAGAGCGGTAGCATGCTCAAAACCATCGGTCAGATGGCACGCGAAGAAATGGAAGAGGCCTTTGATTGCAGGGTTCACCTGTTCCTGCATGTACGTGTTAGCGAGCGCTGGGCGGATGATCGTTCCGTGTATCAGGATATGGGCCTGGAATTTGTAGATTAGGAATTTGTAGATTAGGTGTTTACGAATTAAGCTTTCAAGAAGTTAGAGGCATATTGTGGACTGGCAGGACGAAGGAATTGTGCTATCGGCCAGTAAACTCGGCGAAAGCGATGCTGTTCTTGAGGTTTTAACGCCAAACTATGGCCGTCATCGAGGGTTTGTAAAGGGCGGCAGTGGCAAGCGTGGCCGCGCCAACCTACAGGCAGGTAACAAGCTTGCGCTTACATGGCGATCCCGCATTGAAGGCAATTTGGGGCGCTTCACTGTCGAACTTGTTCACAGTCCGCTTGGGTCACTGATGGGGGATGGGTTTCGTCTCAGTGCGCTCTCTGCCATCGTATCAGTAATTTCTGCAAGTCTACCAGAACGTGAACCCCACAGCGGCGTTTACGAGGTGCTAGAAATTTTGATTAAGCTGCTTGAAGACAGTGATGATCCACAGTATCTGGCGAGTGGGCTGGCGAGGTTAGAGCTCGGGATCTTATCAGAGCTTGGGTATGGTCTCGATCTATCCAAATGCGCAGCTACGGGTAGCCCGGATGATCTTGTTTATGTTTCCCCAAAAACAGGGAGGGCAGTATCAAGGGAGGCCGGGAAGCCATACCATGATAAGCTTCTGCCACTTCCTGAATTTATGCTTGCAAGCCAAGCCCCGGTTGACGGCAATGAAGATGTTATCAATGGCCTCACGCTCACGGGTTTTTTCATGGAACGTCATGTTTGGGGGCAGGCGAAGAACGGCCAACCAGCCGCTCGCGAGCGTTTTTTATCGACGGTTAGGCGGCGCGCTGAAGCGGATTAAAACACAAGCAAAAAATGTGGGCATTTTGCATACATAATCTATAGCCATTTCAGGATAGATCGTTATAGTCATTTTCATGACTGAACATTCCGATTTTAATGAAAATATCATCGAAGAACCGTTTGCGAATGCCTTGAGCGAACGGTACCTCGCTTACGCCCTTTCCACCATCATGTCGCGCTCTTTGCCGGATGTGCGTGATGGTATGAAACCTGTTCACAGGCGGCTTTTGTACGCCATGCGGCTTCTGAAGCTTGACCCGAATACGGGCTATAAAAAATGTGCGCGGGTTGTGGGTGATGTGATCGGTAAATACCATCCGCACGGCGACCAATCGGTTTATGATGCATTGGTGCGGTTGGCGCAGGATTTCTCGGTTCGCTTTCCGCTGGTGGACGGGCAAGGGAACTTTGGTAACGTTGACGGTGATAATGCGGCCGCGATGCGTTACACCGAAGCCCGCCTGACCGAAGTCGCCGCCAGCCTGATGGAAGGACTGGAGGAAGATGCGGTTGATTTCCTCAAAACCTATGATGGTGAAGAGGAAGAGCCGGTTGTATTTCCGGGCGCATTCCCGAACTTGCTCGCGAACGGATCAACAGGTATCGCCGTTGGTATGGCAACATCAATCCCACCCCATAATGTGGGTGAGTTGATGGATGGCCTACAGCTTCTCATTGAAGCGCGCCGTAAGCCCGATATGGACGTGTCAACCGAAGCGCTCATGAGCCGTATTCCGGGGCCGGATTTCCCAACGGGCGGTCAGATTGTTGAGCCACGCGAAAATATTATCGAAGCCTATAATACGGGCAAGGGTAGCTTCCGCCTGCGTGCAAGCTGGGAAAAGGAAGACCTACCACGCGGCCTTTATAATATTATCATCACGGAAATTCCGTATCAGGTTCAAAAATCGAAATTGATTGAGAAAATCGCCGAGCTGATTTCTGATAAGAAACTCCCGATCCTGACGGATATTCGGGACGAATCTACGGACGAAATCCGCATTGTGCTGGAGCCGAAAAACCGCTCGGTCGAGCCCGATATGTTGATGGAAAGCCTGTTTAAACTGACGGACCTTGAGGTTCGCTTCTCGCTTAATATGAATGTGATTGCGCTTGATCGCAGGCCCAAGGTTCTATCGCTGCGTGAAGTACTTGATAGTTTCCTTGATCATCAGGTTGATGTGTTACTGCGCCGCAGCCGTTTCCGCCTTGCGAAGATCGAGCGCCGCCTTGAAATCCTCTCAGGTTACCTGATTGCCTACCTTAACCTTGATGAGGTGATCCGCATTATCCGGGAAGAGGACGATGCGAAGGCAAGCCTGATGGAAACCTTCAAGCTTACGGAAGTGCAAACCGAAGCGATCCTGAATATGCGCCTGCGCGCCCTTAGGAAGCTTGAGGAAATGGAGATCAAAACCGAGCACTCTAAATTAGAGGGCGAACGCGCTGAAATCCTCGCGCTTCTGGACTCAACCGAGCTTCAGTGGATTGCGGTTGGCGATAAGCTCGCGGATATCAAAAAACGCTTTGGGCAGGATACTGACCTTGGTAAGCGCCGTACGCGCTTTGGCGACGCGCCAGTGGCAGAGGTAATCCCGCTAGAGGCGATGATTGAGAAAGAACCCATTACGGTTGTGTGCTCCAAGCGCGGTTGGATCCGTGCGCTTAAGGGGCACACAAAACCTGAAGAGACTTTGAAGTACAAAGAAGGTGACGAAGAAAAATTCCGCTTCCATGCCTATACGACCGATAAAATCTTCCTGATGGCGACAAACGGTAAAGTCTATACGCTGGGTGGGGACAAACTACCGGGCGGGCGCGGCAACGGCGAACCCGTGCGCCTGATGGTCGATATGGATAATAACGACGAGATCGTTGCCTTGCTACCGTATGAACCGGGTAAGCAACTGTTTGTCGCATCTTCGATTGGTAAGGGCTTCCGCCTGGACGCCGATAAGGCAATCGCCATGAAAAAGGGCGGGAAGCAAATTTTGAATGTATCGGGTGATGCCAGCGCAACCCACTGTATGACAGTGAACGGCGACAGCGTAGCAGTGATCGGCGAAAACCGCAAACTTTTGGTGTTTGGCCTCGACGAAGTGCCAGAGCTGAACCGAGGGAAGGGCGTTGTTTTACAGCGCTATAAGGGCTGCGGAATGGCGGATGTCACCATCTTCCACCGGGCAGATGGCTTAACATGGCCGATGGGCGGTAATTCCGATCGTTGGCGCACCGAAACCGAACTTGAACCATGGACAGGCCGCCGCGGCAACGCCGGACGCCTGCCACCAATGGGCTTCCCACGGAATAATAAATTTAGTGGGTGATGGAATGCAAAACCTAACCTTTTTCGAGCTAGTTAAACCAAGCAAGTTTACAAAGAGAATTTGGTTAGGAATATGCATCATCTGGTATGCAATGATTATCTTTGTATATTTTGCTTCTAAACATTCATATGAAGAACCATTAGTTTCTTTTGTAGTGAATGTAATATTTTTCCCATTACTCTTCGGGGTTTTCCTTTGTTTTATTCAATTCTTTTTTCGTTTGATTTACGGAGTATTTGATCAAAATAGTGGGGGATAATGATGTTTAAATGGCTGACAAAAAAATCGAGTTTAAACACTATTATTGGATTTCGTAGAGAACTTGTTCAAAGATACGGGCAAAGTTCTGTATTCACACCAGAGCAAGTCTTGGCTATATGCGATCAGCATAAGGTGCCTCAAAAATATTTGTTTTTCGCAATTGCGCTCTATTGTTCTGAAGATGACTATATCGCCTTTGCTAAGGATAAACCAAATTCGCCAGATTATGACGAAATAAGAAACAAAGTCATAGCAGATATTATGAAACGAGCAGAACCTGTTGTTACTAATAAAGTAGAACCTAAGTCATCTGCACATAACCCACAGTCTAATGAAAGTGCAGCTTCAAGCTATGGGCTTGGAGCTGATTGATAAAATATAATCGTCATTCCCAACTTGATTGGGAATCCATTTCATATCACTAGAACTCAATATCGACGGATTTCCGTTTTCATTGGAATAACGACGCAAAATTTACCCGTTATGCGTCAGGGAAATAGAAACTGACGAAATCGTTGATCTTTTCCACGCTTACGAGGCCAGCGCCTTCGGCGATATATTCACCGTCTTTAAACACCATCAGGGTGCCCGTGTAATTCAGGTTATATTTGTTACGGAACGCGATATCGCGGTCAAAATCCACGCGGATTGCGCGCACGTTAGGTGCCTTGCCAGCGTCCTCAAGTTCCTCAAACGCCTCATGCTGCTTCAGGCATGTAGGACACCACGGGGCATACACTTCCACAAGCATAGGCTCGCCCGCTGCTAGCCGTGCTTCAAATTTCGCGTGGTCATACTCTTCCCAGCCCGGCAGGATTGGGTCCGATGGGCGCAGGTTCATATATATCTGGTTACCAAAGAGCGCGATTACCATCATGACCGTGATGGTAATCGTAGCATGTGTTTTTTTGATCGACATTTTCATGGGAAAATCTATATCGCTGCGCTACCATCAACGCAAGACAAACAGATGTGATCTTATTGATTGAATGACTATGGCAACCAAACCTTCACATATTAAATTAGAGACCAAACGGCTGATTATTCGTGAGCATTCCTTTGATGATATTGATGCGGTAGAGGCCTATAGCACGCAGGAGAAATTCTGGCGATATTTGCAGGTTGGCGAACTGAAGGAAGGTGCGGGGCGTAGTTATATCGAGCGTGTGGTTGCGGAACAGAGTGCAAGGCCGCGCACCGAGTTTAATTTGGCCTTAGTATTAAAGGATACAGGCCAAGTCATCGGTAATGTGCGCCTTGGTGTCACTGACCTTGATCACGGTGAATGTATTTTGGGTTATGCACTTGCGGTCGATCAATGGGGGCATGGTTATGCGAGCGAGGGCGTGCGCGGTATATTAGATTTTGCCTTCAATACCCTCATGATGCACCGCGTTTATGCGATGGTTGACAGCGAAAATACGGCTTCTATTCATGTTCTTGAAAAGGCTGGCTTCACCCGAGAGGGTTTGCTGCGCGAAAACAAACGTGTCGGGAATACCGAGAATACACGTACTAGCTCTTATGTTTACGGTCTACTTGCTCATGAGTATAGGACCATAAGCTGTCATACCGTGGCTTGACCACGGTATCCAGTAATTTGCACGGATTTAAAAATGGACCCCGCGATCGAGTGGCATAACTGCCAGCTTCGCAAACACGGGGTGACATATTGTGCCGATTTGCTTTTGATTACTTCTGGGGTGCCATGCAGAAGGCATTACATTTATTCCCGTCGGGGTCACGGAAATAACCTGCGTAAAATCCGAATGCGGGATCGCCGCGATAGCCCGGTTCGCCTTCATCGCTACCACCGTTTTCAATCGCAAGCCTGTATATTTCATTGACCATTTCTGGTGATGATGCTGCAAATGATGTCATGCTGCCATTACCGACAGTTGCCTTTTCACCATTATAGGGTGCGGTGATGCTAAAGCTGGGGGTTGGCCCCAATTCGCGGATTCCCCATGCAATGAATTTATCAGCTTCCCATGTTCGTTCTGCCCCCATCGGTGTGAAAATGGCATCATAAAATTTACCAGATGCTTCGAGATTATTTGTGCCAACCATGCTGTATGCGATCATGTCGCTGCCTCCCTTGTTCGTTATCCGTGTGATCGTCAAGCAAACGCTATCACGCCGTGAAGAGAACGCCAACGGGGTAAAAGGGTATAGAAGCTATGCAATATTGTGGTTAAAAGAGCTGCTTTGGCAGCCATGTGACCATTTCAGGGAACAGCGCAATCATAACAAGCGCAAGAATCTGAATAATAACAAATGGAATAACACCCTTGTAAATCGCGGTGGTTGGAATGCTTTCAGGCACTACGCCCCGCAGGTAAAAGAGCGCGAAACCAAACGGCGGCGTTAGAAAACTTGTCTGAAGGTTCATTGCCATCAATACCCCGAGCCATATGGGGCCAAGGCTACCTTCCATCGCGAGGAGGGCAGGTGCAACAATCGGCACAACAACAAAAGTGATCTCGATAAAATCAAGGAAGAAGCCCAGCACGAACATCAAGAGCATCACAAGGATTAGCGCTGTGAGATAACCGCCCGGAAGGTTGGTCAGCATACTTTCAATAATTTCATCACCGCCAATGCCGCGGAACACGAGCGAGAATAGGGCAGCACCAATCAGGATTGCATAAATCATCGTCGAGATACGAACTGTCGAGGTCATCACTTCGTTTAAAATAGCTTTAGTCTTCAATAGCCATAGGGCACGCGCCAGACCAATCGCAAAAATAACAGTAAGGAGTATGGCCCCGTAATATGCAATCACGTCCGTCGTTGGTACATTTTCACGGTCAATTCGCAGATCAGCAAAGGTAGCGATCATCAGAAGGATGATCAGGCACCCAAGCGTGATCAAAACGTTCTGAAGCGATTTCGCATTTTGCCGTGCAGCCCCCAAAAGCATAGCGCCAATAGCCCCCACGCTCGCGGCCTCAGTCGGTGTTGCGATCCCGCTAAGGATAGAGCCAAGCACCGCGATAATAAGCACGAGCGGTGGCATCAAGGCCTTCAAGAGGCTGAGATAAAACCCTGTATCAAGCTGTGCCCCTTCTTCCGGCGGAATTGCGGGGCTTGCCTCAGGTTTTATGATGGCAACAAGGATTTGATAGAGAATATATAACCCAACAAGCACGAGGCCCGGAATAAGCGCACCGGCAAACAGTTCGCCTGCACTCATCGGTGTTGGGGAGAATATATTTTGTGAAAGCTGCGCCTGTTGCCATGCGGATGACATAACGTCAGCCAATAGTATCAAAACGATGGATGGCGGGATAATCTGACCAAGCGTTCCTGCCGCCGCGATCGAACCCGTTGCAAGCGAGGGTGAATAGCCGCGTTTTAGCATGGTGGGGAGTGACAATAGCCCCATTGTAACGACGGTTGCGCCCACAATGCCTGTTGATGCAGCGAGAAGGGCCCCGACGATGGAAACAGAGATGCCTAACCCCCCGCGCAGTGGACCGAACAGTTTGCCCATGTTTTCAAGAAGATCTTCCGCGACATTGGATTTCTCAAGCATAACCCCCATCGCGACGAACAATGGGATCGCGAACAAGAGCTCATTACGGATCACGTTTCCATATATACGGTCAGGCAGGAGAGTCAGGAAGCTAACATCAAGCGCACCAGTTGCAAGGCCAATCAGGCCGAATAATAATCCGGTTCCCCCAAGGGTAAACGCCACAGGAAAGCCAGAAAGCAAAAAAGCAACCAGCGTGATAAACATACTGATGGTAAGAAGCAGGCTTATGTCCATCAGTTTTGTTTCCTGACCGATTTTATGGTTTTGATAAGTTGGGAAATTGCGTGCAGGCTCAGGCTAAGCGCAAACAAAAGAAGCGTTGTTTTCAAAATATACACAAAGGGCAGGCCGCTTGCCTCCACGCTTGCTTCCTGAAAACGCCAGCTATCGACAATATAGGGTATGGACGCCCACCAAAATAGTCCGAGAAACGGGATAAGCAGGAATAGCGTTCCAAAGGTATCAACGATATTTTTCTT encodes:
- a CDS encoding DUF6559 family protein, which gives rise to MMFKWLTKKSSLNTIIGFRRELVQRYGQSSVFTPEQVLAICDQHKVPQKYLFFAIALYCSEDDYIAFAKDKPNSPDYDEIRNKVIADIMKRAEPVVTNKVEPKSSAHNPQSNESAASSYGLGAD
- the recO gene encoding DNA repair protein RecO; this translates as MDWQDEGIVLSASKLGESDAVLEVLTPNYGRHRGFVKGGSGKRGRANLQAGNKLALTWRSRIEGNLGRFTVELVHSPLGSLMGDGFRLSALSAIVSVISASLPEREPHSGVYEVLEILIKLLEDSDDPQYLASGLARLELGILSELGYGLDLSKCAATGSPDDLVYVSPKTGRAVSREAGKPYHDKLLPLPEFMLASQAPVDGNEDVINGLTLTGFFMERHVWGQAKNGQPAARERFLSTVRRRAEAD
- a CDS encoding DUF2062 domain-containing protein; this encodes MRDFLWPRSGWKRASIYIWHRIARIPDTSHSIAAGVASGMAVSFTPFLGLHFIMGFGVAWLTRGNMLASAIGTAVGNPWTFPFIFALAAKIGSAILGRDVLSDVPIWSWDALLSAPYDYLASFLPLVFPLMIGGALLGVIVWLLGYFALKGVLDSYKNARAERVKKKSMQEYSQNG
- the rnc gene encoding ribonuclease III is translated as MTQKIQKKVADYTFNKVSLLEEALTHPSLSGRHNYQRLEFLGDRVLGLIISDWLLDLYPSEDEGQLNQRFSALVRRETLAEMSRNLKIVDLILLAPGAEQEGTRDKDAIQCDVCEAVIGAIYLDGGFDAANTFVRTHWKEIVGKDVNAFKDAKTLLQEWCQARNLPLPRYNVLSRSGPDHNPVFNMQAEVEGVNNASAEGPAKRFAEQAAAAALMEKLAANS
- a CDS encoding thioredoxin family protein; translated protein: MKMSIKKTHATITITVMMVIALFGNQIYMNLRPSDPILPGWEEYDHAKFEARLAAGEPMLVEVYAPWCPTCLKQHEAFEELEDAGKAPNVRAIRVDFDRDIAFRNKYNLNYTGTLMVFKDGEYIAEGAGLVSVEKINDFVSFYFPDA
- the pyrE gene encoding orotate phosphoribosyltransferase — its product is MDQQAVLDEFRSVDALLEGHFKLSSGMHSSVYLQCARVLMNPDRAARLCKAFTDKLLATGVEIDLVISPAMGGVIVGYEVARQLGVDGFFVERVDGEFAMRRGFAIPKGARILMMEDVVTTGLSSRECIKTINDLGGNVVAAGCLINRSGGTADVGVPLTALATIKAPIFDADNIPEDLKDVPAVKPGSRGLK
- a CDS encoding pyridoxine 5'-phosphate synthase, which gives rise to MDKLRLGVNIDHVATIRNARGIAHPDPIRAAMIAVDAGADGITAHLREDRRHISDEDIAELSEKLTVPLNLEMAATEEMLEIALRHKPHASCIVPEKRMELTTEGGLDAVGQHNRLAPLIRELSAANIRVSLFIDPDEDQIRAAADLQAPVTEIHTGLYCDLEGAERAAELERIEKAVALGSKLGLEMHAGHGLSYETVKPIAAIAGLRELNIGHFLMGEAIFVGLDASVKEMRRLMEEARQ
- the era gene encoding GTPase Era; the encoded protein is MTDLTAATDDMRCGFYAIIGAPNAGKSTLLNSLVGAKVAIVTHKVQTTRTRITGIGMFEDTQMVFIDTPGIFEPKRRLDRAMVSAAWQGAEDAETTVLMIDAKKGITDDVKRIVESLQENNHKAILVLNKIDLIKRETLLALTQELNESGVFSGTFMISALKGNGVHDLKAHLASLAPKGPWMYPEDQISDVTMRNLAAEITREKVFLRLHEELPYATTVETEKWEERKDGSVKIEQVIHVLRDTQKGIVIGKSGSMLKTIGQMAREEMEEAFDCRVHLFLHVRVSERWADDRSVYQDMGLEFVD
- the parC gene encoding DNA topoisomerase IV subunit A, which translates into the protein MTEHSDFNENIIEEPFANALSERYLAYALSTIMSRSLPDVRDGMKPVHRRLLYAMRLLKLDPNTGYKKCARVVGDVIGKYHPHGDQSVYDALVRLAQDFSVRFPLVDGQGNFGNVDGDNAAAMRYTEARLTEVAASLMEGLEEDAVDFLKTYDGEEEEPVVFPGAFPNLLANGSTGIAVGMATSIPPHNVGELMDGLQLLIEARRKPDMDVSTEALMSRIPGPDFPTGGQIVEPRENIIEAYNTGKGSFRLRASWEKEDLPRGLYNIIITEIPYQVQKSKLIEKIAELISDKKLPILTDIRDESTDEIRIVLEPKNRSVEPDMLMESLFKLTDLEVRFSLNMNVIALDRRPKVLSLREVLDSFLDHQVDVLLRRSRFRLAKIERRLEILSGYLIAYLNLDEVIRIIREEDDAKASLMETFKLTEVQTEAILNMRLRALRKLEEMEIKTEHSKLEGERAEILALLDSTELQWIAVGDKLADIKKRFGQDTDLGKRRTRFGDAPVAEVIPLEAMIEKEPITVVCSKRGWIRALKGHTKPEETLKYKEGDEEKFRFHAYTTDKIFLMATNGKVYTLGGDKLPGGRGNGEPVRLMVDMDNNDEIVALLPYEPGKQLFVASSIGKGFRLDADKAIAMKKGGKQILNVSGDASATHCMTVNGDSVAVIGENRKLLVFGLDEVPELNRGKGVVLQRYKGCGMADVTIFHRADGLTWPMGGNSDRWRTETELEPWTGRRGNAGRLPPMGFPRNNKFSG
- a CDS encoding GNAT family N-acetyltransferase; translated protein: MATKPSHIKLETKRLIIREHSFDDIDAVEAYSTQEKFWRYLQVGELKEGAGRSYIERVVAEQSARPRTEFNLALVLKDTGQVIGNVRLGVTDLDHGECILGYALAVDQWGHGYASEGVRGILDFAFNTLMMHRVYAMVDSENTASIHVLEKAGFTREGLLRENKRVGNTENTRTSSYVYGLLAHEYRTISCHTVA
- a CDS encoding VOC family protein, producing MIAYSMVGTNNLEASGKFYDAIFTPMGAERTWEADKFIAWGIRELGPTPSFSITAPYNGEKATVGNGSMTSFAASSPEMVNEIYRLAIENGGSDEGEPGYRGDPAFGFYAGYFRDPDGNKCNAFCMAPQK
- a CDS encoding TRAP transporter large permease subunit translates to MDISLLLTISMFITLVAFLLSGFPVAFTLGGTGLLFGLIGLATGALDVSFLTLLPDRIYGNVIRNELLFAIPLFVAMGVMLEKSNVAEDLLENMGKLFGPLRGGLGISVSIVGALLAASTGIVGATVVTMGLLSLPTMLKRGYSPSLATGSIAAAGTLGQIIPPSIVLILLADVMSSAWQQAQLSQNIFSPTPMSAGELFAGALIPGLVLVGLYILYQILVAIIKPEASPAIPPEEGAQLDTGFYLSLLKALMPPLVLIIAVLGSILSGIATPTEAASVGAIGAMLLGAARQNAKSLQNVLITLGCLIILLMIATFADLRIDRENVPTTDVIAYYGAILLTVIFAIGLARALWLLKTKAILNEVMTSTVRISTMIYAILIGAALFSLVFRGIGGDEIIESMLTNLPGGYLTALILVMLLMFVLGFFLDFIEITFVVVPIVAPALLAMEGSLGPIWLGVLMAMNLQTSFLTPPFGFALFYLRGVVPESIPTTAIYKGVIPFVIIQILALVMIALFPEMVTWLPKQLF